In Gemmatimonadales bacterium, one DNA window encodes the following:
- a CDS encoding HD domain-containing phosphohydrolase, with protein MMNAVLIVDDDAARLEQLAFELTARSDFRVRTATTAARAIESLETPGLRAVVCAEGSAGEAAIELLREARTRRTPADVAFVLVVRPNGLGTRIDAWSWDADAVLTEPVHAAEVQACLQALLRRRSVNALAAEEFQRVNRTVDELQDVLVALLHAAYPAAERRGEELASLSLRVARGLDVPAEMLEEMRRAARLHEIGRLLSESGPASRLETVSPSVLAASAGLLSRLPALTGTAKLIGGMAANWDGSGSLVHLERGEIPMRSRILRATGDFLWVRAIRRWGAQVAIESLMLHSGTYYDPAVLAELALVVSQQDPHTSEPDFEPLRVEHLTEGLMLVHDLCTSSGVKLLSAGAVLTPASLRLIAERHAIDPIVHAVATRRLNR; from the coding sequence ATGATGAACGCCGTCCTGATCGTCGATGACGATGCCGCGCGACTCGAACAGCTGGCGTTCGAGTTGACGGCACGAAGCGACTTCAGGGTGCGCACCGCGACGACTGCGGCGCGCGCGATCGAATCGCTGGAGACGCCGGGGCTGCGCGCCGTGGTCTGCGCAGAGGGAAGCGCGGGTGAGGCAGCGATCGAGCTGCTGCGCGAAGCGCGCACCAGGCGCACGCCGGCGGATGTCGCCTTCGTCCTCGTGGTGCGGCCGAACGGACTTGGGACGCGGATCGACGCCTGGTCCTGGGATGCCGACGCAGTGCTGACCGAACCGGTCCACGCAGCAGAGGTCCAGGCATGCCTGCAGGCGCTGCTGCGCCGACGATCGGTGAACGCCCTTGCCGCTGAAGAATTCCAGCGGGTGAACCGCACCGTCGACGAACTCCAGGACGTCCTGGTCGCGCTGCTCCACGCGGCGTACCCTGCGGCGGAGCGCCGGGGCGAAGAACTTGCTAGCCTGTCGCTCCGGGTGGCGCGCGGCCTCGACGTTCCGGCCGAGATGCTGGAGGAGATGCGCCGGGCGGCCAGGCTTCACGAGATCGGCCGGCTGCTCAGCGAATCGGGGCCAGCTTCACGGCTCGAAACGGTGTCGCCGAGCGTGCTGGCCGCGTCGGCCGGGCTGTTGAGCCGGCTTCCGGCGCTGACCGGGACTGCGAAGCTGATCGGCGGGATGGCGGCGAACTGGGATGGAAGCGGTTCGCTGGTGCATCTCGAGCGTGGGGAGATCCCGATGCGGTCGCGGATTCTTCGCGCCACCGGGGATTTCCTCTGGGTTCGGGCGATCCGCCGCTGGGGAGCGCAAGTCGCCATCGAATCGTTGATGTTACACAGTGGTACATATTATGATCCGGCTGTGCTGGCGGAACTGGCCCTGGTCGTCTCCCAACAGGACCCGCACACATCCGAACCAGATTTCGAACCGCTAAGGGTAGAGCACCTGACGGAGGGGCTGATGCTTGTTCACGACCTGTGTACGTCTTCGGGGGTCAAATTACTGTCAGCTGGGGCGGTACTTACTCCGGCGTCGCTGCGGCTGATCGCCGAGCGGCATGCAATCGACCCGATCGTACACGCGGTGGCGACGAGGCGGCTCAACCGATGA
- a CDS encoding flagellar motor protein MotB translates to MKSNREQVIHIVRRKRVHKAHHGGAWKVAFADFMTAMMALFLVLWLITQSSDVRAAIAGYFQDPLGRANEFGTSVMPGQGQTALPTKPTVQIQPADGKRDKLLRLSEQVKNALESNSSLAALNGHVAIEITPDGLRISLLEDSSDVFFASGSARPLPRAETLIEAIGSVLANAQYPVIVEGHTDAHQFSNDVNYGNWELSADRANAARRLLRSGGVIEKQILAVRGLADRDPRIPADPFAPQNRRITIMVNVPDSAAAATPAGSNQVAVQK, encoded by the coding sequence GTGAAGAGCAACCGCGAGCAGGTGATTCACATCGTCCGCCGCAAGAGGGTGCACAAGGCCCACCACGGCGGTGCATGGAAGGTCGCCTTCGCGGACTTCATGACGGCGATGATGGCGCTCTTCCTGGTCCTCTGGCTGATCACGCAGAGCTCGGATGTGCGCGCCGCGATCGCGGGGTATTTCCAGGATCCGCTCGGCCGCGCCAATGAATTCGGCACGTCGGTGATGCCGGGACAGGGGCAGACCGCGCTCCCGACCAAGCCGACGGTGCAGATCCAGCCCGCCGACGGGAAGCGCGACAAGCTGCTGCGCCTGAGTGAACAGGTGAAGAACGCGCTCGAATCGAACAGCTCGCTCGCGGCGCTCAACGGCCATGTCGCGATAGAAATCACGCCAGACGGGCTGCGGATCTCGCTGCTGGAAGATTCGTCGGATGTCTTCTTCGCCAGCGGGAGCGCGCGGCCGCTTCCGCGGGCCGAGACGCTGATCGAAGCGATCGGATCGGTGCTGGCGAATGCGCAGTATCCGGTGATCGTGGAAGGTCACACCGACGCGCATCAGTTTTCCAACGACGTGAACTACGGCAACTGGGAGCTATCGGCCGACCGCGCCAACGCCGCGCGCCGCCTGCTGCGGAGCGGCGGAGTGATCGAGAAACAGATCCTCGCCGTGCGCGGCCTCGCCGATCGCGATCCGCGAATTCCTGCCGACCCGTTCGCGCCGCAGAATCGTCGCATCACCATCATGGTGAACGTTCCTGATTCGGCAGCAGCCGCAACGCCTGCAGGAAGCAATCAGGTGGCGGTGCAGAAATGA
- a CDS encoding PilT/PilU family type 4a pilus ATPase produces MDIVEVFKKSLNIANDRSASDIHVSAGGPLRMRVTGEVIPFEDCPSLTPEDAEAIGREILINSRKANEKNVDEILRLLTELDCSYSFPGRGRYRVNLCSQRGSLSAVLRAIPDVIPTFEQLGLPEVLRDIAMEDRGMILVTGTTGSGKTSTLASMVGYVNERKARKVVTIEDPIEYLHRDLKSVVIQRELGNDTDGFEPALRAALRQDPDIIMIGEMRDRITIDIALKAAETGHLIFSTLHTTDAPRAVTRLAAVFEPSEQLSVRKRLSEVLKAVVSQRLLPRADGVKRVLAMEVMRNTPAIEECIADPDKTMMMHEFISQGGPAYGMQTFDQHLTELYNTGAISREVAISASASPADFERNLQFQ; encoded by the coding sequence GTGGACATCGTCGAGGTCTTCAAGAAGTCACTCAATATCGCCAACGACCGGTCGGCGTCGGACATTCACGTCAGCGCCGGCGGACCGCTCCGGATGCGCGTCACCGGCGAGGTCATCCCCTTCGAGGACTGTCCATCGCTCACGCCGGAAGATGCCGAGGCGATCGGGCGCGAGATCCTGATCAATTCGCGCAAGGCGAACGAGAAGAACGTCGACGAAATACTCCGCCTCCTCACCGAGCTGGATTGCTCCTACTCGTTCCCCGGGCGCGGCCGCTATCGCGTCAACCTCTGTTCGCAGCGCGGTTCGCTCTCCGCCGTCCTCCGCGCCATCCCCGACGTCATCCCCACCTTCGAGCAGCTCGGTCTCCCCGAAGTCCTCCGCGACATCGCGATGGAAGACCGCGGCATGATCCTGGTGACCGGCACGACGGGAAGCGGGAAGACATCGACGCTCGCGTCGATGGTGGGATACGTCAATGAGCGGAAGGCGCGGAAGGTCGTCACGATCGAGGATCCGATTGAGTACCTCCACCGCGACCTCAAGTCGGTGGTCATCCAGCGCGAACTTGGTAACGACACCGATGGCTTCGAACCGGCGCTTCGTGCCGCGCTGCGCCAGGACCCCGACATCATCATGATCGGCGAGATGCGCGATCGGATCACGATCGACATCGCGCTCAAGGCCGCCGAGACCGGCCACCTCATCTTCTCGACGTTGCACACTACCGACGCACCGCGCGCGGTCACGCGCCTTGCGGCGGTCTTCGAGCCGAGCGAACAGTTGAGTGTGCGGAAGCGGCTCTCCGAAGTGCTCAAGGCGGTGGTGTCGCAGCGGCTCCTACCCCGCGCCGACGGGGTGAAGCGCGTCCTGGCGATGGAAGTGATGCGCAACACGCCGGCGATCGAGGAGTGCATTGCCGATCCCGACAAGACGATGATGATGCACGAGTTCATCTCGCAGGGCGGACCGGCGTACGGCATGCAGACCTTCGACCAGCATCTCACCGAACTCTACAACACCGGGGCGATCTCCCGCGAGGTCGCCATCTCCGCCTCAGCTTCCCCCGCCGACTTCGAGCGGAATCTGCAGTTCCAGTAA
- the motA gene encoding flagellar motor stator protein MotA gives MNAIVGFIVVMVAVFGGFALAGGPFAVLLAWSEWIVICGTGVGTVLISTPPAVLKMLVQKLPKVMKPSGSMKPLYLDALKLLFELFQLARRDGVIAIESHIEQPDQSIVFKRYPQVLAYHHAVEFLCDALRTVLVGSVPAFDLESMLEMEIEVHHESDEKTVQALQRLADALPGIGIVAAVLGIVVTMQSLGGPIEQIGHHVASALVGTFLGILLSYGFISPIASNMEARNADESRLYFVFKAGTVAFAKNLPPMVAVEFARKAITAGDRPTFVDMETAVKTTRLEKAA, from the coding sequence GTGAACGCGATCGTTGGGTTCATAGTCGTGATGGTGGCGGTTTTCGGCGGATTCGCCCTGGCCGGCGGCCCGTTTGCCGTCCTGCTGGCGTGGTCGGAATGGATCGTGATCTGCGGGACCGGGGTCGGAACGGTGCTGATTTCAACACCGCCGGCGGTCCTCAAGATGCTGGTCCAGAAGCTCCCCAAGGTGATGAAGCCGAGCGGGTCGATGAAGCCGCTCTACCTCGACGCCCTCAAGCTCCTCTTCGAGCTCTTTCAGCTGGCGCGGCGCGACGGGGTGATCGCGATCGAGTCGCATATCGAACAGCCCGATCAGTCGATCGTCTTCAAGCGCTACCCGCAGGTCCTCGCCTACCACCATGCGGTGGAATTCCTCTGCGACGCGCTCAGGACGGTGCTGGTGGGAAGCGTCCCGGCGTTCGACCTCGAATCGATGCTCGAGATGGAGATCGAAGTCCATCACGAGTCGGACGAGAAGACGGTCCAGGCGCTGCAACGCCTCGCCGACGCGCTCCCCGGGATCGGGATCGTCGCCGCGGTGCTCGGCATCGTGGTGACGATGCAGAGTCTCGGCGGGCCGATCGAGCAGATCGGTCATCACGTCGCCTCGGCGCTCGTCGGCACCTTCCTCGGCATTCTCCTGTCGTACGGCTTCATCTCGCCGATCGCGTCGAACATGGAAGCGCGCAACGCCGACGAGTCGCGACTCTACTTCGTCTTCAAGGCCGGCACTGTCGCCTTCGCGAAGAATCTGCCGCCGATGGTGGCGGTGGAGTTCGCACGGAAGGCGATCACCGCCGGCGACCGTCCGACCTTTGTCGACATGGAGACCGCGGTCAAGACGACCCGCCTTGAGAAGGCCGCGTGA